One region of Zootoca vivipara chromosome 7, rZooViv1.1, whole genome shotgun sequence genomic DNA includes:
- the MIER1 gene encoding mesoderm induction early response protein 1 isoform X2 yields the protein MAEPSVESASPGGSATSDDHEFDPTADMLVHDFDDERTLEEEEMMEGETNFSSEIEDLTREEVIKDSSGQEDETQSSNDDPVPSAVQEIIRPRRCKYFDANSEIEEESEEDEDYIPSEDWKKEIMVGSMFQAEIPVGISKYKENEKVYENDDQLLWNPDYLSEEKVIEFLNEASRRTGDERGIDAIPEGSHIKDNEQALYELVKCNFDIEEALRRLRFNVKAAREELSVWTEEECRNFEQGLKAYGKDFHLIQANKVRTRSVGECIAFYYMWKKSERYDFFAQQTRFGKKKYNLHPGVTDYMDRLLDESESAASSRAPSPPPTTSNSSTSHSEREDNITSSSNQNGVSTNGPGELSSKEEVKIEGLHINGPTTGKKIPLVDLDTNGYETENLSNHSKHAHSNSKNENDPEEKNERPAKRRRVNSNEKESPGSSEIYPEAVTHGKFEEQEMVDD from the exons CCTTCTGTTGAGTCTGCAAGCCCAG GAGGTTCTGCAACATCAGATGACCATGAATTTGACCCAACGGCTGACATGCTGGTTCATGACTTTGATGATGAACGAActttagaagaggaagaaatgatgGAAGGTGAAACAAACTTCAGTTCTGAAATAGAAGATCTTACAAGG GAGGAGGTCATAAAGGATTCATCTGGTCAAGAGGATGAGACGCAGTCCTCCAACGATGATCCGGTGCCCTCTGCTGTACAGGAGATAATTCGCCCACGGCGGTGTAAATACTTTGATGCAA ACAGTGAAATAGAAGAGGAATCTGAAGAGGACGAAGATTATATTCCTTCAGAAGACTGGAAGAAG gaAATCATGGTGGGTTCCATGTTTCAAGCTGAAATTCCAGTTGGGATAtctaaatacaaagaaaatgaaaaag TGTATGAAAATGATGACCAGTTGCTGTGGAATCCAGATTACTTGTCTGAAGAGAAAGTGATCGAATTCCTTAATGAAGCCTCTAGACGAACAGGTGATGAGAGAGGAATAGATGCAATTCCTGAAGGATCTCATATTAAAGACAATGAGCAG GCTTTGTATGAATTAGTGAAATGCAATTTTGATATAGAAGAGGCACTAAGAAGATTAAGATTTAATGTAAAAGCAGCCCGAG AGGAACTATCTGTCTGGACTGAAGAAGAATGTAGAAATTTTGAACAAGGATTGAAGGCTTATGGAAAGGATTTTCACTTGATTCAGGCAAATAAG gtacGGACGAGATCTGTTGGAGAATGCATAGCATTTTACTACATGTGGAAAAAATCGGAACGATACGACTTCTTTGCCCAACAGACGCGATTTGGTAAAAAGAAGTACAACTTGCATCCTGGTGTAAC GGATTACATGGATCGACTCTTAGATGAAAGTGAAAGTGCTGCATCTAGTCgggctccctccccacctcccacaacTTCTAACAGCAGCACCAGCCATTCGGAGAGAGAGGACAACATAACCAGCAGCAGTAATCAAAATG GTGTATCCACTAATGGGCCAGGTGAACTATCAAGTAAAGAAGAAGTGAAAATTGAGGGATTGCACATAAATGGACCAACAACTGGCAAAAAAATCCCTCTTGTGGATCTTGATACAAATGGCTATGAAACTGAAAACCTTTCCAATCATTCTAAACATGCTCATTCAAATTCAAAGAATGAAAATGAtcctgaagaaaaaaatgaaagaccTGCAAAGAGGAGAAGAGTCAATAGCAATGAAAAGGAGAGTCCAGGTTCCTCAGAGATTTACCCAGAAGCAGTGACCCATGGAAAGTTTGAAGAACAGGAGATGGTAGATGACTGA
- the MIER1 gene encoding mesoderm induction early response protein 1 isoform X1, translating to MAEPSVESASPGGSATSDDHEFDPTADMLVHDFDDERTLEEEEMMEGETNFSSEIEDLTREGDMPIHELLSRYGYDGTVPLPEEEEEEEEEEEEGEGEDNDNNSGCSGENKEEVIKDSSGQEDETQSSNDDPVPSAVQEIIRPRRCKYFDANSEIEEESEEDEDYIPSEDWKKEIMVGSMFQAEIPVGISKYKENEKVYENDDQLLWNPDYLSEEKVIEFLNEASRRTGDERGIDAIPEGSHIKDNEQALYELVKCNFDIEEALRRLRFNVKAAREELSVWTEEECRNFEQGLKAYGKDFHLIQANKVRTRSVGECIAFYYMWKKSERYDFFAQQTRFGKKKYNLHPGVTDYMDRLLDESESAASSRAPSPPPTTSNSSTSHSEREDNITSSSNQNGVSTNGPGELSSKEEVKIEGLHINGPTTGKKIPLVDLDTNGYETENLSNHSKHAHSNSKNENDPEEKNERPAKRRRVNSNEKESPGSSEIYPEAVTHGKFEEQEMVDD from the exons CCTTCTGTTGAGTCTGCAAGCCCAG GAGGTTCTGCAACATCAGATGACCATGAATTTGACCCAACGGCTGACATGCTGGTTCATGACTTTGATGATGAACGAActttagaagaggaagaaatgatgGAAGGTGAAACAAACTTCAGTTCTGAAATAGAAGATCTTACAAGG GAAGGTGATATGCCAATTCATGAGCTTCTTAGCCGTTACGGCTATGATGGTACTGTGCCACtaccagaagaggaagaagaggaggaggaggaggaggaggagggtgaggGTGAAGATAATGATAACAACAGTGGGTGCAGTGGAGAAAATAAA GAGGAGGTCATAAAGGATTCATCTGGTCAAGAGGATGAGACGCAGTCCTCCAACGATGATCCGGTGCCCTCTGCTGTACAGGAGATAATTCGCCCACGGCGGTGTAAATACTTTGATGCAA ACAGTGAAATAGAAGAGGAATCTGAAGAGGACGAAGATTATATTCCTTCAGAAGACTGGAAGAAG gaAATCATGGTGGGTTCCATGTTTCAAGCTGAAATTCCAGTTGGGATAtctaaatacaaagaaaatgaaaaag TGTATGAAAATGATGACCAGTTGCTGTGGAATCCAGATTACTTGTCTGAAGAGAAAGTGATCGAATTCCTTAATGAAGCCTCTAGACGAACAGGTGATGAGAGAGGAATAGATGCAATTCCTGAAGGATCTCATATTAAAGACAATGAGCAG GCTTTGTATGAATTAGTGAAATGCAATTTTGATATAGAAGAGGCACTAAGAAGATTAAGATTTAATGTAAAAGCAGCCCGAG AGGAACTATCTGTCTGGACTGAAGAAGAATGTAGAAATTTTGAACAAGGATTGAAGGCTTATGGAAAGGATTTTCACTTGATTCAGGCAAATAAG gtacGGACGAGATCTGTTGGAGAATGCATAGCATTTTACTACATGTGGAAAAAATCGGAACGATACGACTTCTTTGCCCAACAGACGCGATTTGGTAAAAAGAAGTACAACTTGCATCCTGGTGTAAC GGATTACATGGATCGACTCTTAGATGAAAGTGAAAGTGCTGCATCTAGTCgggctccctccccacctcccacaacTTCTAACAGCAGCACCAGCCATTCGGAGAGAGAGGACAACATAACCAGCAGCAGTAATCAAAATG GTGTATCCACTAATGGGCCAGGTGAACTATCAAGTAAAGAAGAAGTGAAAATTGAGGGATTGCACATAAATGGACCAACAACTGGCAAAAAAATCCCTCTTGTGGATCTTGATACAAATGGCTATGAAACTGAAAACCTTTCCAATCATTCTAAACATGCTCATTCAAATTCAAAGAATGAAAATGAtcctgaagaaaaaaatgaaagaccTGCAAAGAGGAGAAGAGTCAATAGCAATGAAAAGGAGAGTCCAGGTTCCTCAGAGATTTACCCAGAAGCAGTGACCCATGGAAAGTTTGAAGAACAGGAGATGGTAGATGACTGA